The following are encoded in a window of Ricinus communis isolate WT05 ecotype wild-type chromosome 4, ASM1957865v1, whole genome shotgun sequence genomic DNA:
- the LOC8272639 gene encoding pumilio homolog 18, which translates to MEKENSNAAGDFETPKSNLFVDSAIDSLSFSVENLSLINGDGYSSIGSNNSLAFNGEFSASRTQETTPDIQETGLEMSRTPVLTPLYPDGIWAVNYSTVNAGIHLSSFHGYHDMNFQSNNYDGASPSAIQESNENSCMVSQDFIPSMQNQESFIMFASTQQGSKHLQDLLAYSNSDFASKLLETVTASVVEIPVINYLMVDQYGCHVCSKLIDSCNDKQLALILERITRNDEQFVQICCNINGSKMIKKLIKKVKRSCLICYMTVSLYKGFYQLAINQIGSYVVVFCMDCLDVKQSALLYEAAISHCLILATDATGCVSINNFIDRIQGSHRQTLLELISDNAVFLSQDPSGNHVVQKVLELENPIINAKIGAQLKGHYARLSFQKWGSHVVEKCLVSQPIVYVVQDLLTCGSSQLSQIARDQFGNYVIQKALKVTKKKNITLHLILLNSLKPNLNALQNGYGKKVYRLIMDGIPVDEQVNEG; encoded by the coding sequence atggagaaagaaaattctaATGCTGCTGGTGATTTCGAAACACCCAAATCAAATTTGTTTGTTGATTCTGCCATTGATAGCCTTTCTTTTTCGGTTGAGAATCTTTCGTTGATCAATGGCGACGGTTATTCTTCTATTGGAAGCAACAATTCTTTGGCTTTTAATGGTGAATTTTCTGCATCAAGAACCCAAGAAACTACTCCTGACATTCAAGAAACTGGGTTAGAGATGTCAAGAACACCAGTTCTAACACCGTTGTATCCAGATGGCATCTGGGCAGTCAATTATTCAACAGTCAATGCAGGAATCCATCTGAGCTCTTTTCATGGTTATCATGACATGAATTTTCAATCAAACAATTATGATGGTGCAAGCCCCTCTGCAATTCAAGAAAGTAACGAAAACTCTTGTATGGTTAGTCAAGATTTTATCCCAAGTATGCAGAACCAGGAGAGCTTTATCATGTTCGCTAGTACTCAACAAGGCTCGAAGCACCTTCAGGATTTATTGGCATATAGTAACTCTGATTTTGCAAGTAAACTTCTAGAAACGGTTACAGCATCAGTGGTTGAAATCCCTGTAATCAACTATCTAATGGTTGATCAATATGGGTGTCATGTCTGTTCAAAGCTGATTGATTCATGTAATGACAAACAGTTGGCCCTGATTTTAGAGAGGATAACCAGAAACGACGAACAGTTTGTTCAAATATGCTGCAACATAAATGGTTCAAAGATGATTAAGAAGTTGATAAAGAAGGTGAAGAGATCATGCTTGATATGTTATATGACAGTTAGTCTATACAAGGGATTCTACCAGCTGGCGATCAATCAAATAGGATCATATGTTGTGGTTTTCTGCATGGACTGCCTTGATGTTAAGCAGAGTGCGTTACTGTATGAAGCTGCTATTTCACATTGTCTTATCTTGGCAACAGATGCAACTGGATGTGTATCAATAAACAACTTCATTGACAGAATCCAAGGTTCGCACAGGCAAACCCTCCTTGAATTAATCTCGGATAATGCGGTGTTCCTCTCACAGGACCCTTCAGGAAACCATGTTGTGCAGAAAGTCCTAGAACTTGAAAACCCAATCATTAATGCAAAAATAGGCGCTCAGCTAAAGGGTCACTACGCCAGGCTATCATTTCAAAAATGGGGCAGTCATGTGGTCGAGAAATGCTTGGTATCACAACCGATAGTTTACGTAGTTCAGGATCTTCTAACTTGCGGCAGTAGCCAACTATCGCAGATTGCCAGAGATCAGTTTGGTAATTATGTGATCCAGAAAGCATTGAAAGTTactaagaagaagaatattaCACTCCATCTTATACTTTTGAACAGCCTCAAGCCAAACCTCAATGCTCTCCAGAATGGATACGGGAAGAAAGTTTACAGGTTGATCATGGATGGGATTCCAGTTGATGAACAAGTTAATGAAGGATAA
- the LOC8272637 gene encoding protein PAT1 homolog: MERFGSGGGGIQEALKADDLKQFGDNSSEGAVFDASQYAFFGNDLVEDVELGGLEDEEEDLPAVGGRFDEEEFIFGRQEGELARSFSDIDDLASTFSKLNKVVSGPRTAGVIGDRGSRESSSATEWAQGEEFQNWLDQQQLFDPDGIQDGKRWSSQPYSSSSRLSELKPLYRTSSYPEQQQHHQHFSSEPILVPKSSYTSYPPPGGQSPQASPNHSHMNMHYLGGGPQMAISLPNLSPFSSPQLQLTGLHHGSQHFGRNLSQLSSGLSGNNRPPNQWANHAGLYLGDHPNRLNNMLQQQLPHQNGLMPPQLMAQLQTQQHRLHHLVQPSLGHLSGMQSQLFNPHHSPSPALMGKFDPVLGLGDIRDQRPRSAQKARPNMRYSQQGFDLNSQKIDGIWPQFRSKHMTADEIESILRMQLAAMHSNDPYVDDYYHQACLAKKSVGAKLKHHFCPTHLRDLPPRARANAEPHAFLQVDALGRAAFSSIRRPRPLLEVDPPNSSVSGGTDQKVSEKPLEQEPMLAARVAIEDGLCLLLDVDDIDRFLEFNQFQDGGAQLRRRRQVLMEGLATSMQLVDPLGKNGHTVGLAPKDDLVFLRLVSLPKGRKLLAKYLQLLSPGSDLMRIVCMAIFRHLRFLFGGLPSDLGAAETTNNLARVVSLCACRMDLGSLSACLAAVVCSSEQPPLRPLGSSAGNGASLILMSVLERAAELLGELQDASNYNVTNRALWKASFDEFFVLLVKYCINKYDSIMQSPIQDPAEAIKRELPMELLRVSVPHTNDYQKKMLYDLSQRSLVGQNSNGGRMNSEAVLS; the protein is encoded by the exons GGTGAGCTTGCAAGAtctttttctgatattgatgaTCTTGCTAGTACATTTTCAAAG TTGAACAAGGTTGTTAGTGGACCAAGAACTGCAGGTGTAATTGGTGACAGAGGATCCAGAGAAA GTTCATCAGCTACTGAATGGGCCCAGGGGGAGGAGTTTCAGAACTGGCTTGATCAGCAGCAGCTATTTGACCCTGACGGCATTCAGGACGGCAAGAGATGGTCCTCGCAGccatattcttcttcttctcgcCTTTCAGAATTAAAGCCATTATACAGAACATCTTCATACCCGGAGCAACAACAACACCATCAACACTTCTCCAGTGAACCTATCCTTGTGCCAAAGTCTTCTTACACTTCATATCCTCCACCTGGTGGACAATCTCCACAGGCTTCACCAAATCACAGTCATATGAATATGCATTATCTTGGTGGTGGACCCCAAATGGCAATATCTTTGCCAAACCTCTCTCCCTTCTCCAGTCCTCAGCTTCAGTTGACCGGCTTACATCATGGATCACAACATTTTGGTAGGAATTTGTCACAGCTTTCTTCTGGTCTATCTGGAAATAATCGGCCACCAAACCAGTGGGCTAACCATGCGGGCTTATATCTTGGAGATCACCCAAATCGTTTGAACAATATGCTGCAGCAGCAACTACCGCATCAGAATGGTTTAATGCCTCCACAGTTGATGGCGCAACTGCAGACGCAGCAACATCGACTGCACCATCTGGTTCAGCCATCACTGGGCCATTTATCAGGCATGCAGTCTCAACTTTTTAATCCACATCATTCTCCATCCCCAGCCTTGATGGGCAAGTTTGACCCAGTGCTTGGTCTGGGTGATATTAGAGATCAAAGACCAAGATCAGCTCAAAAAGCTAGACCAAATATGCGTTATTCTCAACAGGGATTTGATTTGAACAGCCAGAAGATTGATGGTATCTGGCCACAATTCAGATCCAAGCACATGACAGCTGATGAAATTGAGAGTATTCTTAGAATGCAGCTTGCTGCAATGCACAGTAACGACCCATATGTGGATGATTACTATCACCAGGCTTGTCTTGCAAAAAAATCTGTTGGGGCGAAACTCAAACATCATTTCTGCCCAACTCACTTGAGGGATCTACCTCCTCGGGCACGTGCTAATGCAGAACCACATGCTTTTCTCCAGGTTGATGCACTTGGGAGGGCTGCCTTTTCTTCAATTCGCAGACCCCGTCCACTGCTTGAGGTTGACCCTCCAAACTCATCTGTTAGTGGTGGTACTGATCAGAAAGTTTCTGAGAAGCCCCTGGAACAGGAGCCAATGCTTGCAGCAAGAGTGGCAATTGAAGATGGTCTTTGCCTTCTTCTTGATGTAGATGATATTGATCGTTTTTTAGAATTCAATCAGTTTCAAGATGGTGGAGCCCAATTAAGGCGCAGGAGGCAGGTCTTGATGGAAGGGCTGGCAACATCCATGCAGTTGGTTGACCCACTTGGCAAGAATGGGCATACAGTTGGACTTGCTCCGAAAGATGATCTTGTGTTCTTGCGACTAGTATCTCTTCCCAAGGGCCGGAAGTTGCTTGCAAAGTATCTTCAGCTTCTTTCTCCAGGTAGTGACCTCATGCGAATTGTCTGCATGGCTATTTTTCGTCATTTGAGGTTCTTGTTTGGAGGTCTCCCCTCTGATCTTGGAGCAGCAGAGACTACAAATAACCTTGCAAGGGTTGTATCACTATGTGCGTGCCGCATGGATCTTGGTTCTCTTAGTGCTTGTCTTGCAGCAGTGGTTTGTTCCTCAGAGCAGCCTCCACTCCGCCCCCTAGGAAGCTCTGCTGGAAATGGAGCTTCTCTTATTTTAATGTCTGTTCTAGAGAGGGCAGCTGAACTGTTGGGTGAGCTTCAAGATGCTAGCAACTATAACGTGACAAATCGGGCACTTTGGAAGGCCTCGTTTGATGAGTTCTTTGTCCTACTTGTTAAGtattgtataaataaatatgatagcATTATGCAGTCTCCTATACAAGATCCAGCTGAAGCTATTAAAAGGGAATTACCTATGGAGCTTTTGCGTGTGAGTGTTCCCCACACAAATGACTACCAGAAAAAGATGTTATATGATCTTTCCCAGCGTTCCTTAGTTGGTCAAAACAGTAATGGTGGTCGCATGAATTCTGAGGCTGTGCTAAGTTGA